The following nucleotide sequence is from Triticum dicoccoides isolate Atlit2015 ecotype Zavitan chromosome 7B, WEW_v2.0, whole genome shotgun sequence.
CGGTCAGATGTTCCCACTTTGCGTGCTAACTTTTAGATCTGGTTAACCTCCAAGGAAGGGGAGAGTTTTTGGATCTGGGTTATCTCACAGTGCAACAAGCTTTGAAAATGCCCTGGGCTTGTCAAGTTTCTCAAGATTTGACCGTGACATTTTTGCCTGCAACTTTGGACCGTCCTTTGTTGATGGTTATTCTGTAGTAAATGACTTTAAGGCGCATTTCTTTCTTATTAGATTCCTGAAAACACCATCTTATATGGGCATAGTTGCCGAAGACCCTGTGATGTATTATGAATTATGGCACTCACGCTACATTATCTGAAGCAGCATGTTTTCTgaaatttactactcccttcgaTCTATATTACTTGCCTCTCATTCAGAGGGAGTGCTGTATTTTTATTATACTCCTGCTTTCGCCTGCAATAGCTGCAGTTGCAAAGTAAAAACCATCGTGGCCATTGAGAAGGCAAAGAAAACGGTCGTACGACAAAATAGCTAGAAACTTGTCCATAGATTCATGCGGCATGAGCAACATTCTCCTTACTGCCCTACAGTACAACAGAGAACAACAACTATGTACGAGCCTGCCAGACTACCGTCTCCAACAAAGGTTTGCTGCACAGCCTTGGAAACAGCTACCAGCCGGCCTGCGGTACAAGGAGAAGCAAAACTACACATGCTTGGCAAAGCTACATTTTCCTTCAGAACTATAGATTTCGTTCATGAGGTTCCAAGTAGGGGAACCCAAGCGTGTCGAACACGTCCTTCTCCTCGTGGCAGTTAACTATAGCTTCTGATCTCCCTGCCTGCAAAATTCACGATAAAAGATGAAATGCCGACAGAGAAATGAAGGAAGACAGAATTGTAATAACCGATGAACAAGCGTGTGTGCTTACGCGCTTTCCACCACTGCTCTGTGTAGCAAGATACAAACCCGTGTCATCAAGCACGTAGCCTTTTGATTCTGCTAGTATTCTCAATCTGCATGTTGTAATTGCACAAGTTATTCCCAAAAGAACAAAGTCAGATTTTCATAACCATGGCACGACGTATGCATAGAGCTCGAATTTATACCGTCGATTTAGAACATCATTTCCAGTCCAGGCTAGCAGCCCGGATGCATATCTGTTCCTTGGGTATACCTGTCAACATCAAACGGCAGACGCCGACATGAAGTGAACTATGTTTTTCAGTTCCAAAAGAAACAAATCGGTGCTAACTGAAGAATAAAAACGTCAATATAACTCTGATGTCTTCTACTGGAATAGTGGAATCACTCCATACCTTGAGGTCAATGCGATGCCGCAGCTCACGCCCAGGATACGTGCAAAGACCAAAATATGTGTCAACCCCGCTGTCAGTTCCCTGCATTTCATCGAGGAATGCTAGCTAACTCAAACCTTCTTAATACACTTCTTCAGGAAGTTGAGAAAGGACCTTATCAGATATTGTAACTTTCTACTTTTTTATCACCAGTGTTTTTTGGATTATTATTTATATGCTATCTCTTCCATATAATATATCTTCTCAAATTCTGTGGAACTGGTGGCTACATACCTCAATACTGTTTACGCTGAAGATAAGGTCCTCCCTTAAAAAATTGATGTCCTTCaacctctgaacaaacttcggcagAAAACCTACATGACTGCAAAGAATTGCAAGGCCTGATTCACAACTTCTTGTACTATGAAACTGTTCTTGCATAAATACGAATCGAAATGCTTATAGAGGAGAATATGTCATCAATCTAAACTTGCAAGTTACAATGAGTTGATACAATATATTTTTTACAGAAGTTGATAACAATGTTGTATAATCAAACTGCTGCTCAGAATGATTGTGAGGTTCTGTCTTCTCCCATGTTTTAATTTCCTAGCCAGTGTAATTATTCATTACAATATTATAGCATACATTGAGTGGACCATAGAAGCATACATTCTCCTGATATGTGAATTTTAAATCATTAGACAAGGCCTGTCCAGTTCTAAACCTGGTTTCACATGCTTTGAAGTATACCTTTTACCATCATCATGAGTAATTACAATATCCATGTCACCACAAGATGATTTTCCACGTCTGTATGATCCTCCGCATACAATTGTCACCTTCAAATAAGAATCACGCATGACAAATTTTAGAGATAACTATAGGAAAGTGATTGGCCTTAACAGCTTATGTGTGATCTGTACAAATAGTTGCTCAAAATGATCTCTGTAACTCACTCCAGGCAAGATATCATTCCcaacttcttgcaaaagcttctccATCTCACTGACCTAGATAAGAAAAGAATGTAATGTGTGCTGTGTTGCATGCCTGTGAAAAATCTAgtaactaatactccctccgtcccaaaatacgtgtctcaaccttagtacaactttgtactaaggttagtacaaatttgagacacttattttggacggagggagtagcaaacaaGTGCACGAATTGCATACCTCATGCCGAGGGATTCTTTGTCTGATATCatcaaagaatttcaagccagtcCTCTGAGCATATGTAAGTGAGTCATCTTTCCGAAGGTCATCAAGAGTACGGTGTCCTTTATCATATAACTTAAGAGCAGTTGCAGGACCAACACCCCAAACTTCACCGAATAGGCTGACTGCCCGTACCTTTAAAATTATGTAAATCAATTATCAGTGCATGCAACTGAATAATGCTTAAGAATTAGTCCTTGCTCAAAATTAGGTTACCTTTTCATCATTCTCAAAGTGTTCCAGTTTGGAAAGCTTTCCTGTTGTCACTATTTCATTAATCTGTGAATCAAATGATGAATGCAAAATCATTTTCTTTCTTGGAACTTCTATGTTCAAACTCCTATTTGGCCCATGCTATAACTGTTCAGCGTCATCTAGCACTTTATGTTTTATGCTATCAGCGAAAATGGCAATAATTTTTCTAGTAAACAAGACAAAGACAATAAGttcatctttttctttttcttttttttgcggaaAGACAATAAGTTCATCTTATTAGTTTCATTTACATTGGAGTCCAAAATATACTTGTCGGCTTTTTAAAATGTCGAAAGAGTTGCGGACTACACTAGCAGTCACCAACAAACAGTAAGAAATGGTAGAACAAGACATACATACATGGTCTCTCAAAGATTTCCCAATGGCAGGGAGGTTTTTAACTTGGTCGCCACTTTCTATTTTGAATGGCAGTTTCTCGATTACAGGAATGGCCTTGTAATAGCTAAATGATCTCCGGTCATCTCCCATGGCTTCAAGAGAAAAATGAAATTGCACAACAATCAACCAAATGATGAGAACATTACTAAGTACAATGTGTGAATGTGTCAATGTACTTTACCTCTATATATGTTGATAAGTTTTCCAAAAATCTCAGTGATGTTCCTATTGAGGTCTGGTGGAGCATATGTTGTGGGTTCCCCAGAAGAAGCTTCCTGGTTGTATGACTAATGAATTAGCATGCAAAGCAGAAAATTCCCGTCTATGCAAAAATGAGATAAAGCCCAGCACCGAGAAGTGAAGACTTTCAAGTGTACACTCCATGGATGAAAACTTGAATAGATATAAAGTTGCTTGCCAATGGGCAACAGGGTTGAATTCCGATATTCAGCAGGCATGTAAGTACAATCTATTGCTCAAAGTTCATTAGAAATAATATTTTTCTTTTTTGATGCCTCACTGTGTATAAACTTTGGCAAACTATAGAAGAATAGGTGTGTCAAAAACTCAAAATAAGCTAATTTAAGCTTTAGAGAAAAGATGGTTAGGGCACATTGGTTTATCAGGTCATGGTTATACCTCAGTATCAAGAGACCCTACGGTATCCTTAGTATCCCCAGAGCTAGTCTGGCTATGTGCAAACTGGCCAGGCCCCTTTTCGACACCTGAACCATCATGCACATGTGTACTTGTTTTGTCTCGATGCTCCCCGGTAgccacctcctccttcccatcATGTCCACTAATTGCTTTGTGACTCTCAGGATCCTCGGATGACATTTTGCTCCTCTTTGCAGGATTTGACGCGCCTGTACCAGCTGCCTTTTTGGGTTTAAATTCCTCTTCGTAGTTGATGGTGAACTTGTGCTCGGGCAGCCTCTCGCCGGACTTGAGGCACTCCTCCAGCCAATCGAAGGACACCACGCTCTGCGATCAAAATCCAATGCTCATGTGAATACAGGCACTcgttgcaatctctcagaaggctcATTTGATGCCCACATTACTTTGGCAGGTGCAAGCCTTTGGGAACTGAATGCAGATGTGGGATTGCACACAGCACTAGGGGAGGGTAAGAGAGACTAGGGTTCTACGGGGTCGAAGGGGGGCTGGGGAGAGCAGCTAGCTATTACCCCCGTGAAGCGGTGAAGCCAGTCGGCGCCGAGCTCCCGGAGCAGCGCCTTGGCGTCGGCGGCGAGCACGTGGTTGATCCTGGCGCCCTTGGCGCCGGCGTCCTTCTTCTCCAGGCGGCCCCCCATCTGCACCAGCTTCTGCTTCCACACCTACAGCCACCGccgcaatccaaaaacctaataagCACAAATGGGAGGCAAATCGGGCGGGGGTGGAAgggggggagaagcggcgacctcgAGGCGGCGGGGCTGCACGCCGTgggggacgaagaaggcggagacgCCGCGGAATATCCCCTCGGCGTCCCTCGGCGGCTCCGCTGGCTTCCGCTTCGGCGCCATCACTCCCTCCCTCCTCGCTCCGTCGCCACTGGGGTTTTGAGGTTTTAGGTTGTTCTAGAGCATTCCTTTTTTTTTTATGGAAGGTTGTTCTGGATAGTAGGAGTACTATCTATCTAGCCACAGCACATCTGCACGAGGGCATACATTGCTGCTGAGCTTCGAGTCTTTTGACCACAGGACAGAGCAAACTCTGAATACCCATCTAGCCACAGCACACAGGCAAGCAATTCTGAAACAGCTCAGGTTCAGCAAGCACAAACAAATCTGAACCAAACCATCATGTACATCATCTGATATACAACAAAAATCTGAGCAACAAACCAAACCACACCAACAGAAATATCTGTTGTCAAAAGGTAAAAGACCACAATGCTGCCCTCCTCCTAATGTGGGGAGGGGCTTATTGCTTGTGGGTGAGTGAACCAAGTAAATACCCTATCCTTCTCTCCTTTTCCCCCTCAAATTTTACAATTCAAGCATTGCACAGACAAAAACAAGCAAAATGGCACGCAAAACTATCAACGGTAGTATTGATCCTTCTCCCGGTTAAAAACTGTTTACTGATGCGCAGTGACTGTGCCCGGCTAACCATTGTCCCGGTGAGCTCAGGGTGATATGTTCTTCTCTGTGGCAGGCAAGGGTTTGTCGGTGGCCGAGTCCATGTCCTCGTGCGATGGTGCCTCGATGACAGCATCGTCATGCGACGGCTTCTCGCTGGCTGCGCCTTCTCCCTCTTCCTCTGAAGGTTTGTCAGTGGCTGGCTTCTCGACAGCCGTGCTATCCTCTGATGACTTCACAGTgtcctcttctttctcctctgATGGTTTCTCGGCATCTATTCTGTCGTTTGATGGCTCAGCACTGGCTTCGTCTTCCTCTGATGGTTTGTCGGTGACTGGCTCAAGAGCTATGCTGTCCTCTGATGGCTTGACAGTGTCAGCTTCTTTCTCCGATGGCTTATCAAGATCCACTCTGTCGTTTGATGGTTCAGCACTCACCTTATCTTCCTCCCAGGGTTTGTCGGTGGTTGGCTTCTCAAGAGCCACACTGTCCTCTACTGGCTTCACAGAGTCGTCTTGTTTCTCTGATGGCTTCTCGAGATCCACTAGGTTGTTTGATGGATCAGTACCCACCTCAACTTCCTCTGATGGTTTCTCAACAGCCGCATTGTCTCCTGCTGGTTCCAAAGTTGTCTTACCTACATCTGATGGCTCCTCAGGAGTTACAGCATCCTCCGATGGCTTCTCAGGAGCTGAGCTGTCCTCTGATATCTCAACAATGGCCTCACCGACATCTGTGGGTTCTTCGACAGATGTGGTGCTTTCTGGTGTTGTATCTAATGCAATGCTTTGAGGCAGTGTCTCATCAGAAATTTCACGTTGTGCAGGTTCCTCGGTGGTAGTGCTGATCTTTAGAGTGCTTTCAGTAGCTAAGCTGCTTTCTGATGGATTATCAGCAACAACGTTAGTCTCCGTTTCGAGTGGCTTCTCAATAGATACATCCTTTTGAGGTTCCAATGGCTGATCAGTTAAATTATGAGGAGCTGCATCCATTTGAGGTTCCGACGACTTCTCAGGCTCTGATGGCTGTCCTGATGATTCAACAGCAGCTGCATCACCTTGAGACTCAGATAGCTTCTCAGTAGACACGTCGCCTTGATGGACTACTGGTTCCTCCACTGATGCGTCACTTTGAGGTTCTGGTAGCTGCTCAGCCGACTGATCAGCAGCTGCATCTGTTTGTGGTTCTGATGACTTCACG
It contains:
- the LOC119342063 gene encoding DNA polymerase lambda-like; the protein is MAPKRKPAEPPRDAEGIFRGVSAFFVPHGVQPRRLEVWKQKLVQMGGRLEKKDAGAKGARINHVLAADAKALLRELGADWLHRFTGSVVSFDWLEECLKSGERLPEHKFTINYEEEFKPKKAAGTGASNPAKRSKMSSEDPESHKAISGHDGKEEVATGEHRDKTSTHVHDGSGVEKGPGQFAHSQTSSGDTKDTVGSLDTEEASSGEPTTYAPPDLNRNITEIFGKLINIYRAMGDDRRSFSYYKAIPVIEKLPFKIESGDQVKNLPAIGKSLRDHINEIVTTGKLSKLEHFENDEKVRAVSLFGEVWGVGPATALKLYDKGHRTLDDLRKDDSLTYAQRTGLKFFDDIRQRIPRHEVSEMEKLLQEVGNDILPGVTIVCGGSYRRGKSSCGDMDIVITHDDGKSHVGFLPKFVQRLKDINFLREDLIFSVNSIEGTDSGVDTYFGLCTYPGRELRHRIDLKVYPRNRYASGLLAWTGNDVLNRRLRILAESKGYVLDDTGLYLATQSSGGKRAGRSEAIVNCHEEKDVFDTLGFPYLEPHERNL